In Phaeobacter piscinae, one genomic interval encodes:
- a CDS encoding M20 aminoacylase family protein, whose protein sequence is MPVVNRIADYADEMKTWRRHLHQIPELALDLPKTAAFVAERLREFGVDELHEGIATSGMVAIINGQGSDAGDGPTIGLRADMDALPIPEESGVDYVSGHAGNMHACGHDGHTTMLLGAAKYLAETRNFKGRVALIFQPAEEAIGGARIMVEEGIMERFNIGEVYALHNAPGLPVGAFATTPGPLMAAVDTFHIHIQGVGGHGAMPHETRDPVMAACGMAQAIQTIVSRNHYALDDLVVSVTQIHTGTVDNVIPDTAYINGTVRTFDPRVQEMVMRRMKEIVAGQAASYGVEAELDYEVGYPATINDASKTGFAASVAGEVAGPENVEAEAGREMGAEDFSYMLQARPGAYLFLGQGDSAGLHHPKYDFNDEIAPIGASFFARLVERAQPMAQASNDG, encoded by the coding sequence ATGCCGGTTGTGAACCGAATTGCCGATTACGCCGACGAGATGAAGACCTGGCGTCGGCATCTGCACCAGATCCCCGAACTGGCGCTGGATCTGCCGAAAACAGCGGCCTTTGTGGCTGAGCGGCTGCGCGAATTTGGTGTGGATGAGCTGCATGAGGGCATCGCCACCAGCGGCATGGTGGCGATCATCAACGGGCAGGGCAGTGACGCAGGCGATGGGCCAACCATCGGGTTGCGCGCCGATATGGACGCATTGCCCATCCCTGAGGAAAGCGGTGTCGACTATGTCTCAGGTCATGCGGGCAATATGCACGCCTGTGGTCACGATGGTCACACCACCATGCTCCTGGGGGCTGCAAAATACCTCGCGGAGACGCGCAACTTCAAAGGCCGCGTGGCGCTGATCTTCCAGCCTGCAGAGGAAGCCATCGGCGGTGCCCGTATCATGGTCGAAGAGGGCATCATGGAGCGGTTCAACATTGGCGAGGTCTACGCCCTGCATAATGCACCGGGCCTGCCTGTGGGCGCCTTTGCCACCACGCCGGGGCCGTTGATGGCGGCGGTGGATACCTTCCACATCCATATTCAGGGCGTCGGGGGCCATGGGGCGATGCCGCATGAAACCCGCGATCCGGTGATGGCGGCCTGTGGCATGGCGCAGGCGATCCAGACGATTGTGTCGCGCAATCATTATGCGCTGGACGATCTTGTGGTCTCCGTCACTCAGATCCACACCGGCACTGTCGACAATGTGATCCCCGACACCGCCTATATCAACGGCACCGTGCGCACCTTTGATCCGCGTGTGCAGGAGATGGTGATGCGGCGGATGAAGGAGATCGTCGCCGGTCAGGCGGCAAGCTACGGTGTGGAGGCTGAGCTGGATTATGAGGTCGGCTACCCCGCCACCATCAATGACGCGTCCAAGACGGGTTTTGCGGCCAGCGTCGCGGGCGAGGTTGCGGGTCCTGAGAATGTGGAGGCCGAGGCCGGGCGCGAAATGGGGGCGGAGGATTTCTCCTACATGTTGCAGGCCCGCCCCGGCGCCTATCTGTTTCTGGGGCAGGGCGACAGCGCCGGGCTGCATCATCCGAAGTATGATTTCAACGATGAGATCGCGCCGATTGGGGCGTCGTTTTTCGCCCGTCTGGTCGAGAGAGCACAGCCCATGGCCCAGGCGTCCAACGACGGGTGA